The genomic window CTCATATTCTTCCTGATACTTTAATCTATTCACAATAGAACCGACATAATGCCCCAAATGAAGAGAGCCTGTAGGCCTATCTCCTGTAAGCATAACTTTCTTCTGCAAATTTAACTCTCCTTATTCCCTACATTATCAACACTTAAGATCTTTGAACCACTTAAAAACACAGAAAAAGGCTTTAAACATTCTATATTATCTACTATTACTTTTATAATAACTGTAAAAGGATAGGCTATTAAAAGCCCCACAATACCCCAAAGCCATCCCCAAAAGAAAAGAAAACAAAGCAGTAAAAAAGGAGAGAGATCAAGCCTATGTCCTTGCATCTTAGGCTCAAGAATATTCCCAATCAACATTTGAACAAAAGTATTATATATAAATATATAAAGCACCAAATCTAAATTAGGATAAAACTGCACTAAAGCGGCTATCACAATAAAAAAAACTGCTAATATTGAACCTATACTTGGAATAAAATTGAACACAAATGTAAGCACGGCCCATACACGAGGAAAATCTTGTCCAAATAACTTCAAACCTATAAACACTAAAAACCCTGTAAGAAAACTAACAAAGACCTTTATTCCCAGATATTTACTAATTTGATTATTTATCGTACTTAAAGCCTCAATAAACATACTCGAAACAGACGCCCTAAAAGCATTCTTAACCTTTATGGCAAAAATATGTATTTCTGATAATAAAAAATACAACAATAAAAATAACACCACCAAACTACTTGCAAATCCAATAATCTCATTAGATATCCGTGTTAAAAAAGGATATATATATTTAGAAAAATCTATATTGCTAATAATAGCACTATCCAACTTATATTTCTCAAGAATATCTACCATAATAAAAATTAACTGTTTTTGATAATAAGGCAATTGCTCAATTAAAATTGTAACACTATAATAAACAAAACTAAACACTAAATAAGAAAATAAAAAAAGAACAAAAAAAATCACAAAAACTATTAAAACCCTTGGTATCTTGAGTTTCTTAAGAAACGTATAAATGGGATATACCAAAAATCCAAGAACCACCGCAATAGCTAAAGGTTTAAATACTGTTTGTGCTATTTTTAAAATAGCAATTAACATTATAATCAAAGCTATAACATAAAAAACAGATTGAAGTTTAACAAACTTTAACCTATCGGTTGGTTTTAGCTCTAAAGGCATCTCAATCCCCCTTAATATATTTTAATATTAATTATTACTAAATTTACTTAAAAGCAGAGTCAATACGTAAACTTAAGAATATTTATCAAAATTTAAAATCGATTCATATATTTAAATGAATTTTTTCCATTATCCAATTATATAACTTAGTTCCCTTATGATAATTAGCTTCAGCCAAATCTCCTACCCTTCTCTCTTTAACCAGCCTCTTAGCATTCTCATCATTCCCATAATAAACCGTTAATGTATTTTTATAATGATTTAAATTGTTATTCAAAATTTCAAAGGCTGGAATATCATTAAAACCATCCGCAATATAAAACATATTCTTGAAAGGAATCTCTCTTCTACTTTTTGGAATCCTCTCATTAATTTTATCATAAGATCCCTTATTTAACTCGAAAATTACCCGAGTTTTTATTGTATGATCCACGAAATAACATACGCTACTTAAAATACTATTTTCTGAAAACTTATTATCTAAATTCTGATAATAAGGCATAAGGTATGTATCTATAAATTCACATGCCCACACTTTAGTAACATAAGGAGCTATACTACTCCCCAAAATCATCTGCCTAAAACCACTTGACACAATATAAATATTTATTACTGTATCTGATTCCTTTAAATTCCTATTTATTTCACTTATTTCTTTAAACAAATCAATCACACCTTCAAAAAATTTTAATTTCGACCCCAATTCAAACAATACCTTATTATTTAATCCTTTAAAAATACCTTCTCTCACATATGTTAAAAAATGTGACAAATATATCATCTCATTAGCAATGAGATTACAATAATTTTTGTTATATGTAATAAATAAATTCTCAACTTCATCCCAAAATAAGCTAGCATCAACATTATACTCATCAAAAAGTACCTGTTGCATATTACCATAAATTAAAGTGTCATCAAAATCAAATATTAAAGCTATAATCTTTTCTTTTTTACCCATAAACAAAAAATAAATTTAAATTAACATTAACTTGTATTAAAATATATATATAACTATGAATATATTCAATATACTGTATATAGTAAGGCAATATTATATAAAATGAAAAAATGATTATGATAGATATAGGTAGTATAAATCAGATAAAAGATATTTTCTCTAGAGTATTAGATGTAAGTTTAATCAGCGTTTTAGTTTATTATATCTATAAAAACGTGATTAATTCCTATTCTGTAAACTTACTCAAAGGGATGATCATCATTACATCCATCGGTATCGTATCTTACTATTTTAACTTATACACAATAAATTGGCTATTAAATTACATTGCAAACATACTGCCTATTGCAATGCTTATACTATTTAATCAAGAAATAAAAAAAATAATTATGCAAATTGGCAATTTTAATTTATCTTTTAAAATTGCAAACAACAAAGAAGAA from Borrelia hermsii DAH includes these protein-coding regions:
- a CDS encoding AI-2E family transporter, with protein sequence MPLELKPTDRLKFVKLQSVFYVIALIIMLIAILKIAQTVFKPLAIAVVLGFLVYPIYTFLKKLKIPRVLIVFVIFFVLFLFSYLVFSFVYYSVTILIEQLPYYQKQLIFIMVDILEKYKLDSAIISNIDFSKYIYPFLTRISNEIIGFASSLVVLFLLLYFLLSEIHIFAIKVKNAFRASVSSMFIEALSTINNQISKYLGIKVFVSFLTGFLVFIGLKLFGQDFPRVWAVLTFVFNFIPSIGSILAVFFIVIAALVQFYPNLDLVLYIFIYNTFVQMLIGNILEPKMQGHRLDLSPFLLLCFLFFWGWLWGIVGLLIAYPFTVIIKVIVDNIECLKPFSVFLSGSKILSVDNVGNKES
- a CDS encoding haloacid dehalogenase-like hydrolase, coding for MGKKEKIIALIFDFDDTLIYGNMQQVLFDEYNVDASLFWDEVENLFITYNKNYCNLIANEMIYLSHFLTYVREGIFKGLNNKVLFELGSKLKFFEGVIDLFKEISEINRNLKESDTVINIYIVSSGFRQMILGSSIAPYVTKVWACEFIDTYLMPYYQNLDNKFSENSILSSVCYFVDHTIKTRVIFELNKGSYDKINERIPKSRREIPFKNMFYIADGFNDIPAFEILNNNLNHYKNTLTVYYGNDENAKRLVKERRVGDLAEANYHKGTKLYNWIMEKIHLNI